DNA from Malus sylvestris chromosome 11, drMalSylv7.2, whole genome shotgun sequence:
ATTATCTTAATTGTGATACAAAAAAAATGTGTTGAAGTTATAAACAAATTGTACCAACATGTTATCAATACATTTTTAACGATGTCAACAGAATGCGACAACCTGCACAAAGAATTCATGTTGGGGCTTACAACAAACATGATCTTATCGTTTGTCTACAACATAAAAAGTTTCTAGAAATTAATAATTGTTACACAGTCACGTGATGTTACTAACTCACATACTATAACATGAACATAAAATGTTTCACCAAAAGTTCAAGGGATCTGTGATATTCatgttatatatataacaaatagAATCTCAAATATCAAACTTATATTATAATTTAGAAAACGCACCACACATATGTATAATCATATGCTAATACAACAGTTATATATACTATACACTCTTGTAACACTTGTATACATATTCACACTCCCCAGTTCTTCAAGAAACCGAATGGCGCCTTCGTTTCTGGAACAGAAATCTGGACTCCGAACGCGCCTTCCCCCCAAGAGGGTTGATACTATTGATCTTGAACAATGCACCGAGCTTCCCCAACTTTTTGGTGAAAGATTTGAACAGCTTGGTTGCAGGATGTGACTTTACAAGGTCTTGTTTCATAGAAACATGATCTTTTTCCAAGTCTGTCAGCCTCATTCGCATTCTCGCAACTTCAAGCTTCAGCTCGCGGTTCTCTCTTCTGACTGACGCGTAGTTGTCTCTCGGTGAAATGGCTCCGCTGCCTGCACCACTGCCTGATCTTTGAGGGATTTGTGTGGCGTTAATTGCCCCGAAGAAGTACTGGTTGTGGCCACCGTTCATTGCGTTTCTGAGCCTGATTTGCTCGAAGTAGAGCACTTGCACTGCCGTTTGTACCGGTAGCCTTTCATTCTGTGCCGCATGACTGCATGCTTCTTGGGATAGTTTCTGGCAGTCGATGGTTTTGCAGAGGCGGTAGCGTTCAGAGTCCTTGAGATTCGGATGGACCTATAAACAGAAACACAAATCCAGATTGACGTTGATCAACATCATGAGAAGAAAAATGCGTTCACAAATTTTAAAgggaaatgatttccgcacTCCGTTTTTCTCCCCTCCATGCCTCTCTCCATTCTAGCCGTTGGATTGAATGAGTAACAAgaggaacaaaaacaaaaggagtATTGAGAGTGCGGAAATATTTTCTCGTTTGTAATCAAAAGTTGAGTTTTGCTTAGGACTTGCACACATTGACTGCGAGAAAAgcgagagcgagagagagagatgtattACTCACTTTGAGGAAGATATCCACAGCTCGGTAGAGTCCATCGCTTATTATTCGAGCATGGTCTGGAAGTAGCTCTGCTAGAGCTATGAACCTTGACGGCATCAAGTTCGAGTCCAGTGCAACTTCTGCAAGATAATTGTCTAGCAACTTTGATACTTTCAGGATCGAACTTTGCTTAGGAGATCCAGGGCTGTCGAAATCATAAACCATTTCTCTTTCGTCCCTCAAGTGAttctcttcatcatcatcatcctcatccaagTTCAGAAATATCGAAAAGATCGTCAATACAGCATCTGTGTCATAGATTGTGCTGTGGTTGTTTCCGTGTGAATTTGCCGGAATCAGGATGTCTTCGAGAATTGCCTGATCCAGCTGCAGACCAATCCGTCTCTCTAAATCGGATCTGCAGGAAGCAGACGACGATGCTGCAATCGCAGTTTTCAACAAGCTCGAAAGAAAAGCCATTGGAACtagactcttccttgattgtgTTGGAAGCAAACTGACTATAGCTTCAACAATGACACTTTGTTTGTTTTGCAGTTCTAAATCCAAAAGGCTTCCTTTTACCAATTGGTTATCTCGGATGACAAGTCCTTGAAGAGAATTATGAGCATAATTGATCAAAATTTTGCAGATCAGGTCCTGTTTAAGACCCTTGGTTTTCAACGTGGATATAACACGTTTGAAGAAGTCGAGACTAAGCACTGTAAGCGCTTTTCCCCACCAGTCTGCAGGCGTTTCAGGTTGCATATTTGAAGCCGCTTTCTCAGGAAAGTTGTGGTCAAGTTTCAATAAGCCAGAGGTGAGCTGCTCTTTGCACACATTGTTTGCGATTGCGTTGATAAGCCTGCTTACCAAGTTGGTTTCTTCTGCTGCAGGCAAGAGGATTTCGCAGCGATGAAGAACTGATATCGACTTTGCTATGTTTGGGAAAACCGTCTCCTTCAGATAAGCTTCAGTTCTGGTTTCCATGTTTTTCTCAGCATACTCTTCCGTCATTTCCAGAAAGTGCGCTACGCAACGAAGTGTGGCAACATTTGACTGCGTAATCTCAACATTAACTCCGTAACAGAATTTCGCAGCTAGCTCAAATCCCTCTGGTCCACCCGGAACAGAAGCAAGAATTATGCGTGAAACTTTTGAATCTTTTGCTTCAAGCAACAGCTTCCGAATCCTTCCACTCCGAGAAACTAGAGGGAACTGCAACATAGTCACCATCACATTACTAATTCTCCTTCCTTTCATAATTCGACATATTTTTCATTTAATCGTCACACGACAATATCTTATCACAAGCTAATAAAACACAATAATTATTTTGTAACTGCAACAAATTGAAACAATAGACTAGTTCTGAACCAATTTCACTCACCTTGTGAAGTGCAAGGCTTGATGCTCCTATCTCCACGGTAAGATCGCTAGAAACATCAGAGATTGGCCTGTGACAAAGACAAAATTCGTTGAAAAATGGAATCGAAGCGAGGCAAGAATCAAAATCTGCTACAATCTAGAACTACAACATGCATACATTCTCATATGTGCCAACATATCAAAAACCCTGCAAGGAACTTCTGTATTTTCCATGAAAGTACACTGCACACAGTTTCAAGTTCAATCCAAACATATGGACAGCGTGATCCTTCCTCGTGTAATCATATTAGTGATTTGTTACAGAAGGACGGCCCAATAATTGCGAAATGAGCGGTGGATTGGAGTGTGCACACGAAGAGTAATGTTAGATTATGGTAAAGGATAAGAAAGCTGATTGAAGTCTGCAGAACTTGTGCTCCAGAATTGGAAAAGATTGACCAAATTCACCGGCCAGCAAAGATATTGGGGCCCTCGTGATTGGCTAACCTAGCTGAGCGGATTCATTATTCTACGTGGCGGTGTAACAGTGACGCTGAATAAAGCCAGAACCAATGGAGAATTTGTACAACTGGTCCGTACATGTCTTCAGGGCCTACAGATGGTAAATGTACAACAAATAATTGATCCACAAAACATTAACTTGGGGTGGCAGTTGGCACTTCAAGAATATTATTAGCGAAATATGGCTGCATCTGGACAGCAATCAGCCCGGTCCACCTCGTGCCATTGTCGTTTCGATTTTGTACTGTCTGAAAAACACAGGCTCTGTTCTGACACTCAAATCCCAAAAAAATGCTAAAAAATAAACTCTATTTTCGTGTCCTTTCGTGTTGTATCGCGCTATCCGTATCCGTGTAACGTAGAGTTACTGGTAAGTGGAAACTACCATATGGCTCAAAGCTAGAGAAAACAAGGCTAAAAttgaaaaacagaaaattaaatGCAGGTAATCTGTCAAAAGTAATAAGATTATAAGAGATGGACGAAAGCGGAACTAGGCGTAGCAAAGTTGGCTACCACAATGTGCACCCAAGTTCAATTTCCGCTCGCACATTTTACTGTTTTAGATTAGACTAGAATAtcgctcaaaaaaaaaaagcagaagaTAAGGGGGAACATTACCATTCAGTGGCATGCCTTATGCTTGAACTCGGACGAATAGACCGCTTCCCGGAAATGCTAGGCTTCAGTTCACCAATGGTGACGACCCCCATCATTCCTCGACCACCTTACGATCAGAGTTCCCACTCAAAATCCTGCAGCTCCAGGCCCACTACAAAATTTCAAGAGTCCCAAAGTTTCAACAGTATAAGCACTTTCACTAAAAGCCCATAGCTGatttctcaaattttcaaacaccttATGTTCATAAATTCCCACTCAAAACCCTGCACCGCGAAATccactacaaaaaaaaagttcaaaagacTCAAACTTTCAGCAACATAAGCATTTTCCACTAAAACCCCATCTCAGATTTCCCACCATAAGCAGTTTAACTAAAACCCCATCTCAGAAATCTCACTTTCCATTTCCACATTGCAGCATTTTTCTGAGGGATGGTttgagggaagagagaaaatgaaaaatgcTGCTGGAGAAGAGAAAGCCACATGAAACCATGCAGGAACAAACGGGAGGGGACTTTGATACAATATAATTACTTTAATGAGTGCCTGTGATAAGGTTTGAATCGAAAAAGTCAAGGAATTGCAGCTGCAAAAGCACTTTTCGGTGAAAGGTAGTGAGAGGGAGTGAATGAGTGAGTTGCTTTTACATGGTTAATGTTTGAGGGAATTTTGCAGGATTTCTGAGAGGGTTGCAGTGCTTTTGGGGTTGTAATCATGGCTAGTGAAAGCAACTCGCTTGAAGCTTTTGCTTATTTAAGTCCCTAATTATGTGTAAAGCTAATTAAAGTAGAGATTTAAAGGATGAGTGGGTTTACCTGATATAATGAGAACCTCAATGCATCCACTTAAACTACAGGGAAATTCGAGATCCAAACTTGCATTTCCATCGTATACAGTAGAACCTCGATAATTTaataatcaatcaatttataatctggttaaataatatttttggccGGTCTCGACTTTATAACGTGCTAAATTAATAATTCGTTATAATTATtagataatatatattattaaaaattcatACAAATCCTACCTaatacataaattaataattttctGATGCATAACGCTTATTATTTGACTATGATGCCTTCTTAAAATATGActcaattattatttatttcttcTTAAAATTGATGTTATCTTGTATCTTATCTCTAACTTTTCTTGACATGACAAGAAGTTCTGATGTTGTTTTCTCATACTACAATCTACAACATTATATTATTCAATGTCATTGTCGCTTTAAGAGCTTCTTTTCGAAAAAAAAGGGGCTCCATACTCCATAGTAAAACTAGCATCTTCGACTTCATCATCTTGAACAATGTACAAtctatttttgaaaaaaaaaataagtagactcttgaattttatttagttAAACAAATATATAGAATTATTAGTTTATAAAACGAGAAATTAAATAGAATGtacaatattttaaaaaaaataaagaatactttcataaaataatgaaatattaatttatcGATTACTTAATTTTCCACTAAATTAATAGATTCCCTTGGTCCAAAACTATTAATTTAGGAAACCGTCATTGACACTCTAAAATTCTAATCGTGCACTCcttatgaaaatatttttttttctttctaaatatagaaaatttggactgcacaattaaatttttgagtgccaataataatttctttaatttataGAGGTTTAACGGTATTCCATAAGGAATATATACCCATGTCACATAATCTCGTCCACTACAATTTCATCTATCTGTATTATAACACGGAAATTGATTATAATGCGAAACTGCACCATATGGAGGATTATATAATTGAATTACCTTGGCAACACATGCTTGTATTAAATTTGCTTGTACGTATGTTTGTGGTACTCAGTGCTCTCGATGTGACGTTGTTGGACTCATGATGGCCTTGGATTGAGTCGATCGGTTGGCAATGATAACCCCatcaattctttttcttttgtgtttgcTGGATGATCGGTTGGTGGTGAACAACATTTAAAGATTCGTCGTAATCAGTCAAAATTCAAAGGCACGGTAAACTGTTACTTTGACGTTTTGCGTTAATAATACAACATTACGTTAGTAAAAACTTATAATCTGTACAAATCGGCAAAGAAAAGTGTAGTTATGTCAAGAAAGTCTTTCTCTAGAAAATCGATCGTTAAGTTAAATTTCTTTGTGAACAGTTGGCAATTGGTCCAATCCATATGCTGCTTCAACATTCCTACAGATGGCAGGGGAAAGAGAAGAAATTGGAGTGCCCTCCTCCGCtgctttaatttgtttttttttaggcACAAACATTGCATCAAATCACGAGTGACTAAGTGAACGGAGAGATTCTTGCATACATTGGGAGATATATCATTGGAGGGATTCAATGACTTGCAACTTAATGTTGCGTCCTCTCTTCTCTTCTGACATGGGACATGAGAATGAGTTCACCGTCGTATGACTGACCGACTATTATTAGTGGTTCCGAACATtatggtaccgtttggtacgtaggacgggacgggacgaaaCGGAGTGGGACGAAGCGTTCTGTCCCACATTTGGTGCGACTAAAACAGCTGGAACACACTATTCCACGAGACgagtttttggtgaattttcgttccacctCACCTCCTGGAACAACTTGTTCCACATCCGcgaaacacaaaattataacatctccgtctccttcttcttcctccttgtttccatccgagggcatctttgctccctctccgttcCGACCCGTCTGCATGCCAAACGATACCTATAGCATGTGTTGCCTGGGGCGTAAGGGGTGGAGAATGATAACTTGACATCATCCTCACCTTCCTCCGGCTTATCAATCCCCTACCTAGTAAATTCCGAAAATGCATCGTTGAAAGAGCTGGGCCATTAGGTAGCATGAAGCACGTCCACTCATACCTATGCACTTACAAGCGCTTTTATTATAAACGctctgaaatttgaaataacgATCCAAGTGTTTCTTAAAAAAAGCACCTGGAAGCTAGTCAGAAGCACTTTTGGCTGTCAAAAAGCATTGCTCATCAAACATTATGAAATAGAGTAAAAATTGCAGGCATACTTCATATTTGTAATCACTTGAAGTTGAAAGAgatgaaaactgaaaagaagACATGGGAAATTTCGATACTGCAGCTTTATTTGGAATTTATATTGGATTCCTGTAATATCGAATTGACACAAGCATCAACATTGTGTGTGCCTTTCCTACTACTGTGTTGGATAAACAGATTTGGTTGAAAGACCGAAATATGACACCCTTTGCACAATTGACCTCATTATACATTTACCGACGACATCTATATAAACAGAAAGAGCCTTGGTGAAACCGCGATCCTGGAGATAGCGAACGAGCTGACTTTGGGTATTACGTTTAACTTGATCGACGAAGCTCGCCAACCGGTCTCGTGCTTCTGCTATTGCTCAAAGGGGATGAAGTCTGAGTGGACAGTTGCACATCAGACAGTGAAACAGAACCGCTCTGAGAAAAAATCAATCCAACTGAACTACTTGAGGCGTTCCCGGAAGAGGGCACTCTAGCCGAGTAAGTATCCATTGTGGAAGCTGAAAGTAAGTCGGGCCGAAGATCTGATGATGAGGATGATGGAGCCAGGGTGGCCAGCAGAGACCCAACCGGATATGGAGCAACAGGCATATCAACGAGAGATGAAACTGAGGGGTTGTACCTCATGGTCTGCACTGGATGATCGAATTTGCATGTAGATCCAAACTTGCACTGACCGTTTTGCAGGTAGAATGTACACGGTTGCACTCCCTGTCCAAATAAAAGCACATTAATTTTCTCCATAGAATATGACATCGTTAACAAATTACTGAAAAACATGTTTACACAATCTATATACATGGTATGACAGCCTTTTCTTTGCTACCTACTTTTGCATTTCATTTGGTTGTACAAAGGAGGTCGACCAGGTATACTTTTAGATGTGATAGTAGCATCCAACAATCCCCTTTAGGAAAAAGATTACTGTTTAACAGAGTAAAAGAAAACTATTGGGTCTACCAAATTGGATAACCAGGTGAGTATGAAACTCAGTAACTTCTAACAGCGGAATTTAGAAAAATTAAAGATTCATCAAGATGAATATAAAACAACTTTGCATACCGGACGGAGTGGGAGACCCATCGGGCTAAGGAGACAAGTTATCCTTGGTGCAGTTCGATCCCGAGGATGATGATACCTACAAGATGCTCCATATTTACAGTCCCCAGTTTTCAGATAGTACTGGCATTCAAGTTCGCCAGGCCTCTCTGGGAAAACTTGTTCACTCGGGTTGCTGCTAGAAGGACCAACAGAAGAGGGTATGGAGGTATAAGGTCTTGCAAGTCCGTGTGTTGGAGAAGATAGCTGTGTTACTCCATATAAAGAAGTTGCTCCAACTGTGTGTTGAGCTCCAGGTGATAGTACAGGACTAAGAGGTGCCTGCACCAAGTAAAGCAACAACTTATTAGCAATGAATTTCAATCATATATCAACCTAAACATGTTTTTATCATACCGAATAAGGACTCCAACCCTGAATAGGAACAACTCCTGGTTGAATTAAGACAGGACCGTACGCCCCTTGCACATATGATCCAGGTAATAGTGGAGGCCTAGCCACCCTCAAACTGGTGGATGCCCCCCCATACTGTTCTGCCAAAGGAACGGAAGGAGACTGCACCGACGGATAAAATTGAGGTGCAGAAGCTGGTATTGCTGTTCCAGCAGGCTGTGGGTGATGGAATTTACAGGTTATGCCAAATTTGCATTGCCCCGTTTTCAAATAGTAGGAGCATTCATTCTCGCCctgttataaaaaaataaaaaactgtgaGCCACTTGCTACACAAATTTCTCAAAAGTCTACACACCCTTATGTGGATGAGAGAGGCAGAcagacagagagacagagaggaaATTCAAACCGGTCGTAATGGGTATCCATAGATATTTAGGGGAGCTCGGCTTAAGGATCCAGCTCCATGTTTTGGATGGTGGTACTTGCAGGACGCGCCAAATTTACAGGTCGCAGTCTTTAAATAATACTGCATATTAGGCAAACAAATGTCACAATGGCATATGAAGTTCAAAgctcaaataaataaatcaacaaCAGAACCAAGTTGCCGTAAAGTTTCCAGATCTAGATTCTCATTATCAGGCAGGAAATTCACATTTTACAACGGAGCAGAAAACTACTGCATACCTGACATATAGGTTCCCCCGCTCTCTCTGGGTAGTCCCCTGTAGCTCTTACAGCTGCCACGACCTATGTGCAGCATCCAACCGAAGTCATAAACAAAGGATAATAAAATTAACAAGCAAAGACAATTTCAGTTAACCAGTAAAATCCAAGCAGTCGTATGTCACTAAGACAACATTGCCCACTCCACCGAGCCCAAAACACAAATATTAGGCCtaatattttcatcaaatataGACTTGTTTAACTAGGTCGAATAAAAGCACGAAAAACATATCATTCCAAAAAAAGTTCCCATTTCTTTTCCCCAGCTTTCCCAGGAAACAAACAATCATCTAGTTTCACGTAAAGGGACAAAAACTACCCCCAACAAAACACTCAAACTTAAGAAATATGTCCTGTAGCAGTCACCTATCACTGAAAGCTTAAGTACTAGTTTACATATAAAAACCCACAATTAAGCAGTCTTGACAAAGCTCATTAAATGGTTGCAATGAAAATTAACAGCGAACAAGGACTTACAGCGGCACGATCACGAGGATGATTGTACCGGCACCGACCACCATATCCACAGAACCCGGTTCGCATGTAGTAAACACAGTTGGGCACGCCGGGTCGCTCCGGGTACGATTCGCTGCTCGTCAACCCCAAATGCCACATTTGCTCTACAATTTACCCCCAAATCAGAACAAAACCCCAATCACACCCCCACATTACCAAACCAAACCCGAAACCCTAGAAACCCCATTTACGAAATTAGCCCAAATCGAGCTCAAACGAAACGAAATTGAAACGCCGAGCAAGTAAAGGAGTACCTTCGAGGCCGGTCTCACCGGCGGCGGGGCTCCATTCCTGGTTCGACCCGTTTCTGGCGGGGCTTCGTCCGTACAAGTCCATCACAAAACGACGAGTGTTGGGTATCTGTACACCTGCATCAACTGTGGGGAataggaggaggaggaaaggGAGAGCTGTACAGGAATCCCACCGCCCTTCTAGAGATGCCTAGAAGGATCTGAGAAGCTCGATCGAGtggaagagagtgagggaaagaggtgagagagagagcggCGACGGTTTCTTCACAGTGATGGAGAAGCTTAATTGCTTTCTCTCTAAAAGAGACCGTCGTACGGTCTGGTATTTTGCCCTTTTTGGCTTCGCACGCACCAaaacgctctctctctctctctctctctcccctttttttttctctctcttcctttttgatttttttaatggaAAAATATTTGGGTTCGCTTGAGAAAGGACTTACCTAAGTTGAGTTCGTTATTGTGATAATATTCTAAATTAATATCgcaattttatttacaaaatatcGTCCAGAATTTCGTCGATAGGGTATTACGTTTTTACTCATGCAATATAAGTTTGAAATTctcttatttttaaattattgtaataatttgGAGTCATCAACCTCACCTTAATGATAATATTTGTTTAAAAGAAAACGATTATACATAACATTGAATCATTAGCCTAAAATTCTAAGGTGGTATTTTCGAGTGGTGCATGTATGTGATATTCGGTCCTGAATTTTagtgatttattttatttttgaagtatTTCGAGATTTAATTGAAATTAGTCGTTAAATTATCTAGTTTAGACAAAAGCGAAGTTAGGTGTATTTTGCTCGTTTCAAATTTTACTAGATTTTTTTGTCATATCTTGCGTTGGTTAGATAGAGCTCGACCTCACGAGTGCGTAGGCGAAAAATTGTTCGAGAAACGGTGctttaacgaagaaattacGTATTTTCAACTTTTGTGTTTTCAAACTATGATTGTACTTTCAATCATATATGTTGTATTATTGTCACGCATATGAGCTTTCAACTTATTAgagttttttctttgtttgttgtgTTATTC
Protein-coding regions in this window:
- the LOC126590808 gene encoding BTB/POZ domain-containing protein At1g03010-like isoform X1, encoding MMGVVTIGELKPSISGKRSIRPSSSIRHATEWPISDVSSDLTVEIGASSLALHKFPLVSRSGRIRKLLLEAKDSKVSRIILASVPGGPEGFELAAKFCYGVNVEITQSNVATLRCVAHFLEMTEEYAEKNMETRTEAYLKETVFPNIAKSISVLHRCEILLPAAEETNLVSRLINAIANNVCKEQLTSGLLKLDHNFPEKAASNMQPETPADWWGKALTVLSLDFFKRVISTLKTKGLKQDLICKILINYAHNSLQGLVIRDNQLVKGSLLDLELQNKQSVIVEAIVSLLPTQSRKSLVPMAFLSSLLKTAIAASSSASCRSDLERRIGLQLDQAILEDILIPANSHGNNHSTIYDTDAVLTIFSIFLNLDEDDDDEENHLRDEREMVYDFDSPGSPKQSSILKVSKLLDNYLAEVALDSNLMPSRFIALAELLPDHARIISDGLYRAVDIFLKVHPNLKDSERYRLCKTIDCQKLSQEACSHAAQNERLPVQTAVQVLYFEQIRLRNAMNGGHNQYFFGAINATQIPQRSGSGAGSGAISPRDNYASVRRENRELKLEVARMRMRLTDLEKDHVSMKQDLVKSHPATKLFKSFTKKLGKLGALFKINSINPLGGKARSESRFLFQKRRRHSVS
- the LOC126590808 gene encoding BTB/POZ domain-containing protein At1g03010-like isoform X2, whose product is MENTEVPCRVFDMLAHMRMPISDVSSDLTVEIGASSLALHKFPLVSRSGRIRKLLLEAKDSKVSRIILASVPGGPEGFELAAKFCYGVNVEITQSNVATLRCVAHFLEMTEEYAEKNMETRTEAYLKETVFPNIAKSISVLHRCEILLPAAEETNLVSRLINAIANNVCKEQLTSGLLKLDHNFPEKAASNMQPETPADWWGKALTVLSLDFFKRVISTLKTKGLKQDLICKILINYAHNSLQGLVIRDNQLVKGSLLDLELQNKQSVIVEAIVSLLPTQSRKSLVPMAFLSSLLKTAIAASSSASCRSDLERRIGLQLDQAILEDILIPANSHGNNHSTIYDTDAVLTIFSIFLNLDEDDDDEENHLRDEREMVYDFDSPGSPKQSSILKVSKLLDNYLAEVALDSNLMPSRFIALAELLPDHARIISDGLYRAVDIFLKVHPNLKDSERYRLCKTIDCQKLSQEACSHAAQNERLPVQTAVQVLYFEQIRLRNAMNGGHNQYFFGAINATQIPQRSGSGAGSGAISPRDNYASVRRENRELKLEVARMRMRLTDLEKDHVSMKQDLVKSHPATKLFKSFTKKLGKLGALFKINSINPLGGKARSESRFLFQKRRRHSVS
- the LOC126591250 gene encoding zinc finger CCCH domain-containing protein 32 — translated: MDLYGRSPARNGSNQEWSPAAGETGLEEQMWHLGLTSSESYPERPGVPNCVYYMRTGFCGYGGRCRYNHPRDRAAVVAAVRATGDYPERAGEPICQYYLKTATCKFGASCKYHHPKHGAGSLSRAPLNIYGYPLRPGENECSYYLKTGQCKFGITCKFHHPQPAGTAIPASAPQFYPSVQSPSVPLAEQYGGASTSLRVARPPLLPGSYVQGAYGPVLIQPGVVPIQGWSPYSAPLSPVLSPGAQHTVGATSLYGVTQLSSPTHGLARPYTSIPSSVGPSSSNPSEQVFPERPGELECQYYLKTGDCKYGASCRYHHPRDRTAPRITCLLSPMGLPLRPGVQPCTFYLQNGQCKFGSTCKFDHPVQTMRYNPSVSSLVDMPVAPYPVGSLLATLAPSSSSSDLRPDLLSASTMDTYSARVPSSGNASSSSVGLIFSQSGSVSLSDVQLSTQTSSPLSNSRSTRPVGELRRSS